The following DNA comes from Miscanthus floridulus cultivar M001 chromosome 5, ASM1932011v1, whole genome shotgun sequence.
CAATCGACGAAGAGCAGGAGTTGGTAACCATAAGTATCACCCCCCGTCTGATCGTGTCAGCCACATTCCACAAATGACAATACGATTTCAGACCCTGTTTGATATACTAGCAGCTACTCTTGTTGGCTGACCgataaattcatatataaaatAGCTAGCTAACTACTCCTGTTAGTTGAGTGTTATTTGGAATGTTGGATGCACCGGCTAAAAGTGGATGTATTTGTGGTTTTGTGTACAATACTCTTCAATCTCTATTTGTTATTGCTTATTGAAAGAGCACGGAATTTAATATACCTATAAGGACAAAAGTGTCTTTTTGCAATATATTAGCTGTGGTCTGTGGATGGAGACAGATAGTGAGATATGTATTAGGTAGATGTCCAATAACAATTAGCTAATCAATTAGTTGGGGAGTTCATCCAACTATTGTTTAGACAGATAGTAATATAGTTTTTAACTAGATGTCCAGGTAACAATTATGCACATGTAACAATTAGTTGAATCCGTCCCAACTAATTTTTAGCAACTGCTTTCCTTGTCCTAGTATATATGTCAAGATCAAGGAAGGCATTTATTTCCGCATGCATTGAGCTAGGCTGGACGCTTGGTTTATGTGGTTGGCTTCTCTTGCTCACACAACCATTATATCCAAGCACCTAATTATTTATATGCACATTAATTCAACTGAGAGTACATCCTCCTTATAAAGGTAGATGTGCGTGCGTTGTGAGTTCATCTATTGTGAGACTAGAAAAATATTGTACTTTCTATATTAGGATGGGGGGTGGGGGGGAGGAGTAGAAATGGAGATTAGATGAATTATAATGTGAGCGATACAAAGGCAATGATGTGTGTACTTGTAGTAGGAAAGTCGTTCGAAATTGTTACCGAGCTCGTGAACGAGTGCCTGTGTCGTGTAGAACGATCCAAATCACCCTACCGAAAAGGAAATCACGGCATTGGAATGCTTCGGAGAGGCGAAAAGCAGAGTGCTCTTTCAGGTAGTCAAAGATCCGATCCCATGCCCATGACCGGTCGTTTTCACGGCCGGGAAACCAGAAACCCCGGGAAGCCACTTGGCGCACCCGCACCAGCCTCTAGTCGGCCAGTCGGAACGAAGCCCCCCGAACGAGCGAGGCCACCGGGTGCCCGACGCGCGCCCCGCGCCCCGCGCCCAGCCGGCCTCGCCGGCCGGGCCCGCCGCCCTACATAGGCAGGCACCACTCCCTCTCCTCGCGACCACCGCTGCTTCCCGTGCTGCGCCCGCCCGGCCCCTCTACGTTCCCCATTTCCGGTGTTGGTGCCTTGTGGCAGAGCGCCGCCCAGTGGGAGAGACTCAGAGAGAGGCGGCGATGGCGCGGCATTTCGTGCTCAACACCGGCGCCAAGATCCCCTCCGTGGGGCTCGGCACCTGGCAGTCTGACCCGGGCGTCGTCGGCAACGCCGTCTACGCCGCCGTCAAGGTCCGGATAAACCCGCGCCCGCCTCCTGTTTTTTTTTCCCTTTACAATCCCTTCGTGCAATCCTGTTTCCTGGGTTGTGGGAGATCCTTCTCCGAGGAATTTCACATGATTGCTTTCGGATCGTGCAGGCGGGTTACCGACACATCGATTGTGCCAGAGTTTACGGCAATGAAAAGGAGGTAACAATTAACTAGTTTTGTACTCCCCCGTTCCAAACTGTAGGCTTTTTTTGGGTACTGGTACATAGCTTTTGGTTGGTCACTCACTCATGCGTTCAAAGCGTGTCGGACAATAGATTCACTTCCTtatggttctttttttttttggtgcgtGTATGACTTGTTATTTATTCTCCTGCACATGCATCTAGAGAATAAGAAAAACAATGATACAAGTACTGCAATCTAGGCCTGCTccgattcctccaaaattcctccaagcgaacgggtttggaggaatctggaggaatttgtgagagaaaaacactgttccggatgaaaaaagaagcagatcaagccgggtttaagggctaTCTGCCTGGTATTCTCTGTATCAAAACTCTTTGTATTTCCGTTACAATGTTAATGGAAATGGGGCTGTCTCCATGTGAGAACCATATCCCTCCATGTGAGAACCATATCATTATACCAGAAATTTCTTCTGTCCATTTAACATTTACATGGGCAAAATATCGCTGTCCATTAATTATGGGCTCATAGTGAACCTGACTTAGGGTATAAATAAAGGCCTGATTAAGGACTATTCTGAAGCTCAGTGGCCAAATTGACATGGCTTTATGGCATGCATAGCTCGCAAGCAGCATTTACCCCTCTTAGGATAAGACATGTGTTGCCTGCAATATTGTCTCCATTCATATTGCATAACAATTGGAGCATTGAAAGCCTGATATCCATTTTTGGATTGTCCAGATTGGTGTGGCGCTGAAGAAGCTATTTGAAGAGGGTGTAGTGAAGCGAGAAGATCTGTTTATCACCTCTAAGCTATGGTATGCTCAAATCTCTGGTGATATTCCAATATTTACGTCTCATGCATCTCAAGTTGAGTATATTGATGCTTATTTGAAGTTTTCAATCATTCATGTCGACCTGATTTGGGGATGGCTTATGTTTCCAGGAATGATCATCATGCTCCTGAAGATGTGCCTGAGGCACTAAATGAAACCCTGAATGATTTGCAGCTTGAGTACTTGGATCTTTATCTTGTACGCATCTCCTATTTACAATTATATATTTCAATACCTGATTTCCTCTATTCTGGTCTCTAGACCATTAACATCTCCCTTTGTGTGTGCTGATATAGCTACTTCTGtatattttcatttatttttttatGAAGAAAAGTCTCCTTGGCAAGCTGAACTAATTTATGCTTAAATGTTAATCATAGTTACTGGCAAAATTATATATCCATGCCAGTCTATTGCGTGCTATGTCTATGTATGGTTTCTAATGTGGAAACTGGAAACATGGTTTTCTATGCCATTTATTGAATATATATGCTCCCATTCCCTGAATTCTGTCTGTTCAGTTAGCCATATTACCatatttctttcaaaaaaaagttAGCCGTATTACATCCATGGGCGTTCCTCCATCTTATTTGGTGATTGACATGGTGTTCTTGATTTCTGGTGTAAAACTGTTTATTGTTTCAAGGTCACTTCTGCTGTTTGTTTTTGGCTTCTTGAATACATTGCAGAGAATATCATGTATGTTTGATGAATTTTGTCTTTTATGTTGTGCAACATTTTTTCTGTGGTACCTTCAGATTGTCGTTTGATGATTATGTTTTAAAGTTGAAACTGTTTAGTTAAGCATGATGTTATGATTCAATTAAAATCTGTGATCGTCTGTGTTTTTTGTAGATCCATTGGCCATTTAGAGTCAAGAAGGGAACAAACCACAGTCCAGAAAATTTTGTTACACCTGACATCCCTGCTACTTGGGGGGCAATGGAGAAGTTATATGATGCTGGTAAAGCTCGTGCTATTGGTGTGAGTAACTTCTCCTCAAAGAAATTGGGTGACTTGCTTGCTGTGGCTCGTGTACCTCCTGCTGTTGATCAGGTGGAATGTCATCCTGTTTGGCAGCAAACTAAGCTCCATAGCTTTTGTCAGTCAACTGGTGTTCATCTTACTGTAAGTCTGATTACCGCACATATTGCTTTATCAGTAAACAAGCTAGATTGTTTTTGCTGAACAAAATTTTTCTATTGTTTTTTTAATCTGTATGTATGTTGCAGGCTTACTCACCACTAGGTTCACCTGGTACAACTTGGATGAATAGTAATGTCCTTAAAGAACCAATAATCATCTCAATAGCTGAGAAACTTGGGAAAACTCCAGCACAAGTGGCTCTGCGCTGGAACATTCAGATGGGTCATAGTGTACTTCCAAAGAGCACGAACGAAGAAAGGATAAAGCAAAACCTTGATGTTTATGATTGGTCAATTCCAGAGGACTTGCTTGCAAAGTTCTCTGAGATTAAGCAGGTATATGTGTACTGAGTACCCTTCACAATACTTTAATGAGGATAAAATTACATAGATATTTGTTGATCATGATTAAACATCTTTATAGGATAATGTACATTTCAAAATGTTACCCTGTG
Coding sequences within:
- the LOC136450732 gene encoding aldo-keto reductase family 4 member C10-like yields the protein MARHFVLNTGAKIPSVGLGTWQSDPGVVGNAVYAAVKAGYRHIDCARVYGNEKEIGVALKKLFEEGVVKREDLFITSKLWNDHHAPEDVPEALNETLNDLQLEYLDLYLIHWPFRVKKGTNHSPENFVTPDIPATWGAMEKLYDAGKARAIGVSNFSSKKLGDLLAVARVPPAVDQVECHPVWQQTKLHSFCQSTGVHLTAYSPLGSPGTTWMNSNVLKEPIIISIAEKLGKTPAQVALRWNIQMGHSVLPKSTNEERIKQNLDVYDWSIPEDLLAKFSEIKQARLLRGNFLVNPASVYKTHEELWDGEI